DNA sequence from the Gallaecimonas xiamenensis 3-C-1 genome:
GCGATGATGTCGGCGTCCGGGCTTTGCCGGGCCAGCAGGCTGTCGGTATGGGCTTTGATGCGTTCGCGCAGGGCCAGGGCGGCGTTCATGGCTGTCCTTTCATCCAGAAAAAAGCCCCTCGGCGAGGGGCTTGATGTCAGTGCTCTATGACCCTTGGCAGGTCTTCGTCCGGACGCAGTGTCAGGACCTCGACGCCGTTGTCGGTCACCAGCAAGGTGTGTTCCCACTGTGCTGACAGGCTACGGTCCTTGGTGACCACAGTCCAGTCATCTTTAAGCACTTTACAGTGATATTTACCCACGTTGACCATGGGTTCGATGGTCAGGCACATGCCGGCCTTGAGTTCAAAGCCGGTGTTGGGCTTGCCGTAGTGCAGTACCTGGGGCTCTTCGTGGAACTCGTTGCCGATACCGTGGCCGCAGTAGTCGCGCACCACCGAATAGTTGTGGCCCTCCACGTGCTTTTGAATGGCATGGCCGATGTCCCCCAGCCGCACCCCGGGTTTGACCATCTTGATGCCGATGTAGAGGGCTTCCTGGGCAACGCGGCTGACCCGCTCACCCTGGATGCTGGGCTTACCGACGATGAACATCTTGGAGGTGTCGCCGTGGTAGCCATCCTTGATAACGGTGATGTCGATATTGATGATATCGCCGTCCTTGAGCACCTTTTCGTCGTCGGGAATGCCGTGGCAGACCACGTGGTTGACCGAGGTACAGATGGATTTGGGGAAGCCGTGGTAGTTGAGGGGGGCCGGAATGGCTTGTTGCACGTTGACGATATAATCGTGGGCGATGCGGTCCAACTCACCGGTGGTAACCCCTACCTTGACGTGGGGGGCCAGCATCTCCAGCACGTCGGCCGCCAATTGGCCTGCCACGCGCATTTTCTCTATCTCGTCCGCCGTCTTGATCTTGGCACTCATTGGACTACTCTTTTGGCGCAAAAAACGCGCTTCACCTTGGTTTCAGTAAGTCCTTTATGGTATAAAGCGCGCCGGCAATTTACAAACTGAGTTGCCATTAACCCTAACCCACACACGGGTCGACACATGCGCCGGGGTGCCCTCAAGGGTCGGATGCATGGGACTCGTGGAGGCCTAACCCCAATTTTGGAGACGACAATGTCCAAAGTTTCTATGCGCGACATGCTGCAAGCCGGTGTTCACTTCGGTCACCAAACCCGTTACTGGAACCCCAAGATGAAGCCTTTCATCTTCGGCGCCCGTAACAAAGTGCACATCATCAACCTCGAGCAGACCCTGCCGATGTTCCACGATGCCCTGAACTACCTGTCCTCCGTGGCCGGTAAGAAAGGCAAAGTGCTGTTTGTAGGCACCAAGCGCGCCGCCAGCGAAGCCGTTAAAGACGCAGCCAACAGCTGTGGTCAATACTACGTCAACCACCGCTGGCTGGGTGGTATGCTGACCAACTGGAAAACCGTTCGTCAGTCCATCAAGCGTCTGAAAGACCTGGAAACTCAGTCCCAAGACGGTACCTTCGACAAGCTGACCAAGAAAGAAGCGCTGGATCTGACCCGCGAAATGGAAAAGCTTGAGAAGTCCCTGGGCGGTATCAAAGACATGGGCGGCCTGCCTGACGTGCTGTTCGTGATCGACGCCGACCACGAGCACATCGCCATCAAGGAAGCCAACAACCTGGGTATCCCGGTTGTATCCATCGTTGATACCAACTCCAACCCGGACGGTGTTGACTACGTGGTTCCCGGCAACGATGACGCCATCCGCGCTATCCAACTGTACGTTGGTGCCGTGGCTGCAACCGTGAACGACGCCAAAGGCGCCGCTCCTGTTGCCGAAGGCGAGTTCGTCGAGACTGCCGAGTAAGGCATCCGTCTCGCCCTTGATTAACCATCGAGGATGGATTGGTTAACAGGGGCCCCAAAGGCCCCTGTTTTTTGGCAAGTAAAACCGAGGAATTTCACATGGCAATTACTGCTGCCCTGGTAAAAGAACTCCGTGACCGCACCGCTGCGGGCATGATGGATTGTAAAAAAGCCCTGACCGAAACCAATGGCGACATCGAAGCCGCCATCGAGCTGATGCGCAAAAACGGTCAAGCCAAAGCCGCTAAGAAAGCTGGCCGTATCGCTGCCGAAGGTACCATCATCATCGCCAGCGCCGGTAACAAGGCTGCCATCCTGGAAGTGAACTGCGAAACCGACTTCGTCGCCAAAGACGCATCCTTCCTGGCCCTGGCCAACGCTGCTGCCCAAGCCGCCCTGGCCAACGGCATCACCGACATCGAAACCCTGGCCAACACCGAAGTGAACGGTGAGACCCTGGACACCACCCGCCTGAACCTGATCGCCAAGATCGGTGAGAACATGAGCTTCCGCCGTGTGACCATCGTTGAAGGCGCCAACCTGGGCGTGTACAACCACGGCAGCCGTATCGGCGTTGTGGTCAGCCTGACCGGTGGCAGCGAAGAACTGGCCAAAGACGTTGCCATGCACGTTGCCGCTTCCAAGCCTGAGTTCACCAAGCCTGAAGACGTTTCCGCCGAAGTGGTTGCCAAAGAGCGCGAAATCCAGATCGATATCGCTGTTCAATCCGGCAAGCCCCAGGAAATCGCCGAGAAGATGGTTGAAGGCCGCATGAAGAAATTCACCGGTGAGATCTCTCTGACCGGTCAGCCTTTCGTTAAAGATCCCTCCATCTCCGTTGGTGACCTGCTCAAGGCCGCCGGCGCCGACGCCAACAGCTTCGTGCGTTTCGAAGTAGGTGAAGGTATCGAGAAAGAAGTGGTCGACTTCGCTACCGAAGTGGCCCAGCAAGCTGCCGCAGCTGCCGCTGCCGCCGCAGCCAAGCAGTAAGAAATACCGAGGCCGGCTTGCCGGCCTCCTTTTTATCCGGGCCGTGGCTCAGTGCCGCGGTCGATTTGTGTCTGCAAGGTGAGAAAGGATCATGAGCACCAGTTCCAAGCCCCAATATCGCCGCATCCTGCTGAAGCTCTCTGGTGAAGCCCTGATGGGGGAAGAAGGTTTCGGTATCGACCCCAAAGTCCTGGACCGCATGGCCACCGAGATCAAAGAGCTGATCGAGCTGGGTGTCCAGGTCGGCCTGGTGATCGGCGGTGGTAACCTGTTCCGTGGTGAGGGCCTGGCCCGTGCCGGTATGAACCGGGTAGTGGGCGACCACATGGGTATGCTGGCCACCGTCATGAACGGCCTGGCCATGCGTGACGCCCTGCACCGTGCTTATGTGAACGCCAAGCTGATGAGTGCCATCGACCTCAAAGGGGTCTGCGAAAGCTATAACTGGGCTGACGCCATCGGCATGCTCCGTGACGGCAAAGTGGTGATCTTCTCTGCCGGTACCGGTAATCCCTTCTTCACCACCGATTCCGCCGCCTGCCTGCGCGGCATCGAAATCGAAGCCGACTGCGTGCTCAAAGCCACCAAGGTGGACGGGGTCTATTCTGCCGATCCGGTAAAAAACCCCGACGCAGTGAAGTATGATAAGTTGACATACGCAGACGTACTGGAGCAGGAACTGAAAGTCATGGATTTGGCGGCTTTCACCCTGGCCCGTGACCACAATATGCCGATCCGCGTATTCAACATGAACAAACCTGGGGCCCTGAAAGCCGTGGCCATGGGCGAGCCAGAAGGCACCCTGATTAGTCACCAGGCCTGATAAGAAAGAGGACGTCTATCCGTGATCAACGAGATCAAAGCCGACGCTAAAACGCGTATGGAAAAATCCCTGGAAGCCACCAAGAGCCAGATGGCCAAGGTGCGCACCGGCCGTGCTCACCCCAGCCTGCTGGACAGCATCCGTGTCGATTACTACGGCGCCGCCAGCCCCCTCAAGCAGGTGGCCAACATCACCGCCGAAGATGCCCGTACCCTGGCCATCACCGTATTCGACCGCAACATGATCCAGGCCATCGAAAAGGCCATCATGATGTCCGACCTGGGTCTGAACCCCTCTTCTGCCGGCACCACCATCCGTATCCCGTTGCCGCCGCTCACCGAAGAGCGCCGCAAGGATCTGGTCAAGTTGGTGCGCGGTGAAGCGGAAAACGGCCGTGTGGCTATCCGCAACGTGCGCCGCGATGCCAACAACGACATCAAGGCCCTGCTCAAGGACAAGGAAATCTCCGAGGATGACGAGCGTCGTGCTCAGGACGAAATCCAGAAACTGACTGACGCTTTTGTGAAGCAGGTCGATGAAGTCCTGGCTGCCAAAGAAGCCGAGCTGATGGAATTCTAAGGCCTGATCGGGTAAGGTTTTGACGCCGCATGGCTTTGCTGTGCGGCGTTTGTTTATTTAAAAACCAAGGTAACCGATCGATGTCTCAAATCCCTGCCGTTGATGCCGCTTCAGGCAAGGCAAGCCCCCGCCACATTGCCATCATCATGGATGGTAATGGGCGCTGGGCGGAGAGCCGTGGCAAGGCCAGGATCATGGGGCACAAACAAGGTGTGGAAGCGGTGCGGGAAACCGTGCGGTGTGCCACCCGCCTGGGGGTAGAAGCCCTGACCCTTTTTGCCTTTTCCTCGGAAAACTGGCGCCGGCCAGAGGAAGAGGTCAACTTCCTGATGGAACTGTTCCTGCTGGTCCTCGGCAGGGAAGTGAAGAAACTCCACAAGAACAATATCAAGCTGCGGGTTATCGGTGACTGCAGCGCCTTTTCGGCGCGCCTGAAAAAGAAAATCGATGAAGCCCAGGCCCTGACCGCCGACAACACCGGCCTGGTGCTGAATGTGGCGGCTAACTACGGTGGCCGTTGGGACATAGTCCAAGCCACCCGCCAGTTGGTTGAGCAGGCCGTCCAGGGCGAGCTGCAAAGCAGCGACATAACAGAAGACTTCTTCGCCAAGCAGCTGTGCCTGGCCGAATTGCCAGCGGTGGACTTGATGATCCGCACCGGCGGCGACCATCGCATTTCCAATTTCCTGCTGTGGCAGCTGGCCTATGCTGAGCTGTATTTCACCGACACCCTTTGGCCCGATTTTGGCGAGCAGGCCTTTTCTGAGGCCGTGGCTGCATTCTTGAGCCGGGAACGCCGCTTTGGTTGTACCGGTGCCCAGGTTCGGGCCTGGATGAACGAATCAAAATAAGGATAACGATTTTGCTCAAGCAACGGATCATAACCGCCTTGCTCCTGCTGCCCGTCGCGCTGCTGGTGATCTTCTGGCTGCCTTTGGACGCCTTCGGTTGGGTGGCGGCCGTCCTTATCGCCATCGGTGGCTGGGAATGGGCCCCCCTGGCCGGCCTTAAAGGCCGTTTCTACCAGGGCCTGCTGGCCACCATCACCTTTGCCATTTTGGCCCTGGTGCAATACGTGGTGCCGGTATCGGCCCTGTGGGCCGGTGGCCAGCCTGCCGGTTTTTACAGCCTGATGGTGCTGTTGGCCGGGTTCTGGTGGACGGTAGCTGCCGTGCTTATCACCCAATACCCTGAGCCCACCCGTTTTTGGCAGCAGCATAAACGCTGGCGCCTCATCTTCGGCGCCCTGACCCTGCTGCCCACCTGGGCCGGTCTGGTGGTGCTGCGCAGCTGGCGTTACCAGGAAGACCCCCTGTTCGGTGCCTGGGCCATACTGTTCGTGTTGTTGCTGGTATGGGCTGCCGATACCGGCGCCTATTTTGCCGGCCGCACCTTCGGTAAACACAAGTTGTCCCCCAAGGTCAGCCCCAACAAGACCCTGGAAGGGGCGGCCGGCGGCCTGCTGCTGGCCATGGCCATCTGTGCGGCCTGCCTCTACCTGCGCCCGGCCAGCATTTCGGCCAGCGCCATAGTGGTGGCCAGCGCCCTGACCGTACTGGCTTCCATCCTCGGGGATTTGAGCGAGTCCATGTTCAAGCGTGAGGCGGGCATTAAGGATTCGGGCTCCATCCTGCCGGGCCACGGAGGCATCCTTGACCGCATCGACTCCATTACGGCGGCAGCGCCCATCTTCGTGCTGGTGATGCTGGCCATGGGGGTCTGATGCAAGGGGTAGTGGTACTGGGAGCCACCGGTTCTATCGGTGACTCCACCCTGGACGTCATCGCCCGCCACCCGGACAAGTACCGGGTGGTGGCGCTCTCTGCCCACTCTAATGCCGAGAAGTTGCTGGCCCTGTGCCTGCAGTTTTTCCCCCAGCAGGCGGTGCTGGTGGAAGAGGGCAAAAGCCAGTGGTTGCGGGCCGAGCTGAAAGCCGCCGGCAGCCAGACCGAACTACTTACCGGTGCCAAGGCCTTGGAAGACATCGCTGCCCACCCGGACGCTCGCCAGGTGATGGCCGCCATCGTCGGCGCCGCCGGCCTTCTGCCGACCCTGGCCGCAGTCCGCGCCGGTAAAAGGGTGCTGCTGGCCAACAAGGAAGCCCTGGTGATGTCAGGGGAGCTGTTTATGGATGAGGTGGCCCGCCACGGCGCCGAGCTGCTGCCCATCGACTCCGAACATAATGCCATCTTCCAGTCCCTGCCTTTTGCCTGCCAGCAGGGGGACCACTACCGCCACCATGGGGTGTCGCAGATCTTGCTGACCGGTTCTGGCGGCCCCTTCCGGACCCGGGACCTGGCCAGTTTTGGCGCCATTACCCCGGCCCAGGCCGTGGCCCACCCCAACTGGTCCATGGGCCAGAAGATCTCGGTGGATTCCGCCACCATGATGAACAAGGGCCTGGAATTTATCGAGGCGCGCTGGCTGTTCGATTGCGCCGTGGATGACATCCAGGTGGTGCTGCACCCGCAAAGTATCATCCATTCCATGGTCCGCTACAGCGACGGTTCGGTGCTGGCCCAGATGGGCAACCCGGACATGCGTACCCCCATAGCCCATGCCATGGCCTATCCCGAGCGCATCGACGCTGGGGTTGAGCCCCTGGATTTCTTCTCCCTGGGCCAGTTCAGCTTCGACCAGCCCGACCCGGCCCGATATCCCTGCCTGTACCTGGCCATTAACGCTTGCCGCCTGGGCCAAGGGGCCACCACTGTGCTTAACGCCGCCAACGAAGTGGCGGTGGACGCCTTCTTGAAGGGGCGGCTGCCCTTTACCGGCATTGCCGGGCTGGTTGAGCAAAGTCTCGACACACTTGCCCACAAGACAGCCAGGGATTTGCGCAGTATCCTCGAGCTTGACCAAGAAGCTCGTCACTATGCGGAACGCCTGCTGCCATGCTAACCCTGTTGTGGAACCTGTTTTTCTTCATCCTGGCCCTGGGCCTGCTGATCACCATTCATGAATATGGCCATTTCTGGGTGGCCAGGCGCTGCGGCGTCAAGGTCGAGCGCTTTTCCATCGGCTTTGGCCCGGCCCTGCTGCGCCGGGTAGGGCGGGACGGCACCGAATATGTGCTGGCCGCCATCCCCTTGGGGGGGTACGTCAAGATGCTGGACGAGCGGGTGGCCGAAGTGGCGCCAGAGGATCGGCATCTGGCCTTTAACAACAAGTCCCTCAAGGCTCGAACTGCCATTGTGGCTGCCGGCCCGGCCGCCAATATCCTGTTTGCCATCCTGGTCTACTGGCTGATGTGGATGGTGGGGGTACCCGCCATCAAGCCGGTGGTGGGGGCCGTGGCGCCCCAATCCATCGCTGCCGAGGCCAAGCTGCCCCTGGGGGAGATCTTCAGCATCGACGACCAGCAGACCCGCAGCTGGGAAGAGGTCAATCTGGCGCTGGTGGCCCACATCGGCGAGCCCAGCATCGCATTGCAGGTCAAGGACAACGACGGCCTTATCCATGATGTCCGTTTTGACACCCGCCAGTGGCAGTTCAACCCGGACCAACAAAGCAGCCTGACCAGCCTCGGCATAGTGCCTTTTCGCCCCCGTTTTGACCTGGTGGTGGATAAGCTCAAGGCCGGTGATGCCGCCGAACGGGCCGGCCTTAAGCCCGGCGATAAACTGTTGGCCCTGGCCGACGGTCAAACCCTGGACTGGGACGGCTTCGTCAAGGCGGTGCAGCAGTCGCCCAATAAGCCCCTGGAATTTTTGATTGAGCGGGACGGTGAACGAATGACGTTGACCGTGGTCCCAGATGAGCGAGATGGGCAAGGCTATGTCGGCCTTTATCCTGTGGCACCAAGCTGGCCGGAGGGTATGCTGACCGAGATCCGCTTCGGGCCGCTGGATGCATTGCAAGAAGGTGTTAAACGCACCTGGCAGATGGTTAGCCTTACCGGCAGCACCCTGGCCAAACTGGTGACAGGGGATCTGGCTCTGGACAACCTCTCCGGGCCCATTGCCATAGCGCAGGGCGCAGGGGCGTCGGCCGGCATTGGCTTTGCCTATTTTCTTGGTTTTTTAGGGCTTATCAGTGTTAATCTGGGCATCATTAACTTGTTGCCGTTGCCTGTTTTGGACGGCGGTCATCTGCTGTTCTTTCTGTGCGAAGCGGTGCGAGGCAAACCCCTGTCGGAGCGGGCACAAGACGTGGCCTTCCGCCTGGGCGCCGCACTGCTGCTGACGCTGATGGGCATTGCCATATTTAACGACCTCGCAAGGTTATAGCGGGGCAAGGACGGATAAATAAAATCAATGAGAGCCGTGCAATCATTGCTGTGCGCCTCGGTGCTGGCGGCCGTTTCCGTGCCCAGCCAGGCCATGGATGCCTTTAAAGTCGACGACATTCGGATCGATGGACTGCAGCGGGTCGCCTTGTCAGCGGCCCTGACCTATGTACCGGTCAAGACCGGTGACATCGTGGATCAAGCCCGCGTGTCCCAACTGATCCGCAGCCTTTACAGCTCAACCCACTTCGAGAACATCGAAGTGCTGCGTGACGCCAACACCTTGATCATCAAGGTTAAAGAACGCCCGACTATCAGCTCCATCGATTTCAGCGGCAACAAGGACATCAAGGAAGAACAGCTCAAGCAGAGCCTGGAAGATTCCAATGTCCGGGTCGGTGAACCCCTGGACAGAACCATGCTCACCCAAATCGAAAAAGGTCTGGTGGACTTCTACTATTCCGTCGGCAAGTACGACGCCAGCGTTAAGGCCGTGGCCACGCCGCTGCCCCGCAACCGCATCGGCCTGAAGTTCAACTTCAAAGAAGGTAAGGCGGCCGAAATCCAGCAGATCAATATCGTTGGTAACAAGGTTTTTTCCAACGAGGAACTGCTCGACAAGCTGGAACTGAAAGACAAGCTGGCCTGGTGGCAGGTGTTCTCCGAGAAGCGCTACCAGAAGCAAAAGCTGGAGTCGGATCTCGAGACCCTCAAGTCCTACTACCTGGACCGGGGCTACCTGCGCTTTAACGTGGACTCCACCCAGGTGTCCATGAGCCCCGAGCGTACCGGTGTCTATGTCACCGTTAACGTGACCGAAGGCGAGATCTACAAGGTCAAGGAAGTGAAGCTGGTCGGCAACCTTTTGAACAAAAAGGAGCTGATGGAAAAGCTGGTGCCTATCCAGTCCGGCAGCACCTACAGCGGCGCCGAAGTGACTTTCACCGAAGAGATGCTGGCCAAGTTCCTGGGCCGCTTCGGTTACGCCTATCCCAAGGTCACCACCTACCCGCAGATTGACGACAAGACCAAGGAAGTGACCCTGACCATCAACATCGATCCGGGTTCGCGGATCTACGTCAACAGGGTCAATTTCGAAGGCAACGCCACCACCTCGGACGAAGTACTGCGCCGGGAAGTGCGGCAGATGGAAGGCACCTGGCTGTCCAACAGCCTGGTGGAGCTGTCCAACGACCGTTTGAACCGCCTCGGCTTCTTCGAGACGGTGGAAAACGACATCGACAGGTCAACCGACCAGCCCGATCAGGTGGACGTCAACTTCAAGGTCAAAGAGCAGCCCTCCGGCTCCTTGAACGCCGGTGTCGGCTACGGCTCCTATGGTGGCCTGTCTCTGAGCGCCGGTATCAGCCAAAGCAACTGGCTGGGCTCTGGTAAGTCGGTGGGCATCAACGTCTCCACCAACAACTACCAGAAGCAGGTGAGCCTGAGCTACCTGGACCCCTATTTCACCATCGATGCCATCAGCCTGGGCGGCCGTCTCTACTATAGCGACATCGACTACGGTAGCGCTTACCTGGAAGCCTACGACCAGAGCTCCTGGGGTCTTAACACCACCTTTGGCTTCCCGGTCAACGAATACAACCGCCTGAACTTCGGTATTGGTTACAAGAACTCCAAACTGAGTTCGATCAACTCCCACGACCAGGCGCTGCGTTTCTATAAGGTGTATTCCGACCAGGACATCCTGGACGGCAAGATCGCCTATGACGAAGTCGAGCTGACCGCCGGCTGGAGCCGCCGTACCCTCAACAGGGGTACCTTCCCCAGCGCCGGTTCCAGCCAGGATCTGTCGTTGTCCATGACCACGCCAGACTCTGAGCTGAACTACTACAAGCTCAACTTCAACGCCCGTAACTACTGGCCTTTGGACCGCAACCAGGACTGGGTGATCTCCACCAACCTGAAGCTGGGCTACGCCCAGGGCTATGGCACCACCAACGGCCAGGACAACATCCTGCCGTTCTGGGAAAACTTCTATGCTGGCGGTAGCCAGACCATGCGGGGCTTTGAGTCCAACTCCATCGGTTCTCGCGCCATCTACCGCCAGAAGATTGGGGTAGACGGTGGCACCAGCCCGCCGTACCTGCCGCCTTCCGAGGACCAGGTCTACGTGGGCGGCGCCCTGGGCGGTAACGCCATGGCGGTGGCCAGCCTCGAGTTTATCGTGCCGACCCCCTTCTTGGACGAGGCATACAAGCGCTCAGTACGGACCTCTGTGTTCCTGGACGTGGGTAACGTCTGGGATACCGAGTTCGACTACAGCCAGTACGAGAACCTGGCCCTGCGTAGTGGCAGCCGCGAGCTTTACGACTACTCGGATCCTTCTGCCTACCGTGCGTCCTATGGCCTTAGCCTGCAGTGGCTGTCGCCCATGGGCCCCATGGTGTTCAGTTTCGCCCGTCCCATCAAGAAGCAGGACGGCGACCAGACCGAGTTCTTCTCATTCAATATCGGAACCACTTTCTAAGGAGCTGCCATGGGTAAGTTTCACCTGGGTATAGATGCCCAAGCCCTGGACGGCGCCACCCTGGCCATAGTGCCAGGGGACCCGGCACGGGTTGAGCGTATTGCCAGTTTGTTGGATGAGCCGCAGTTCCTGGCGGCTCAGCGTGAATTTACCATCTGGCGTGGTAAGCTGGCTGGGCAGAGCATCATCGTATGCTCCACCGGCATCGGCGGTCCTTCCACGTCCATTGCCGTGGAAGAACTGGCCCAGTTGGGAATACGCACTTTCCTGCGTATCGGTACCACGGGCGCCATTCAGCCGGATATCGCGGTTGGCAGTATCATCGTCACCACAGGCTCGGTGCGCCTGGACGGGGCCAGCCAGCACTTTGCGCCGCTGGAGTTCCCGGCGGTTGCCGATTTCGAATGCACCGAGGCGCTGGTATCAGCGTCCCGGGCTTTGGGCGTCAAGCCCGTGATAGGTGTAACGGCCTCGTCCGACACCTTCTATCCCGGCCAGGAGCGGTATGACACCTATTCCGGCCGTGTGGTACAGCGCTTCCAGGGCTCACTCAAGGAGTGGCAGGCCATGGGCGTGCTCAATTACGAGATGGAGTCGGCCACCCTTCTTACCATGTGCGCCAGCCAGGGATTGAAAGCCGGCTGCGTGGCAGGTGTGGTGGTCAACCGTACCCAGCAGGAGATCCCGGACGAGGCCATGTTGGCCCAGACCGAGGCTCTGGCCATCAAGGTGGTGCTGGGCGCAGCCGCAGAGCTGCTGAAACAATCACAATAAGGAGAGAACCTTGAAGAAGTCACTCATTGGTGCCGGCCTGGCGCTGGCGTTGTCCGCCGGCATGGCCTTGCCTGCCGCTGCCGATGCCCGCATTGCCGTTGTGGACATGGCCAAGATTTTCCAAAACCTGCCCCAGCGTGAGCAGGTGGCCCAGAAGCTGGAAAAAGAATTTGCCGACCGTATCGAAGCGGTTCGCAAGCTTGAAGAGCAGATGCAGGGTATCCAGGATCAGGCCCGTCGTGATGCCTCCATCATGACCGACAGCCAAAAGACCGACCTGTCCCGTAAAATGGAGTCCCTGCAGGCTGACTACCAGCTCAAGCGCAAGGCCCTGGACGAAGACATGCGCGGCCGCCAGGCCGAAGAGCGCAACAAGCTGCTGACGACCATTCAGAACGCCGTCGATTCTGTCGCCAAAGGCAAATATGACGTCGTACTGCAGCGCGCCGCTGTCGCCTACATCTCCAACGATGTGGATATTTCCGACAAGGTTATCGCTCAGGTTTCCAAAGGTAAGTAACGCATGACATATAGCCTGGCCAAATTGGCCGAGCTGGTTGGCGCTGAAGTAGTCGGGGATGGCGAGCTGATCATCAGTCGGGTCGCCACCCTGGAAAGCGCCACCGTTGGCCAGATCGCTTTTCTGGCCAATAGCAAATACCGTAAGCACCTGGACGCCACCAAGGCGTCTGCGGTGATCTTGGCCGAGGCGGATCTGCCCTTTTGCAAAGGGGCCGCCCTGGTCATGAAGAATCCCTATCTGGGCTTTGCCAAAATAGCGCAACTCCTGGATACCACTCCGGCCCCGGCCGACAGCCTGCATCCTACCGCCATTATCGCCCCCGACGCCGTGCTGGGGGAGGGCGTGGCCATAGGCCCCTACAGCGTCATCGAAAGCGGTGTGGTGCTGGAAGCGGGGGTCAAGATAGGCCCCCACTGTTTTATTGGCAAAGGCAGCCGTATCGGCCAAGGTAGCACCCTATGGTCCAATGTGGCCATCTATCACGGGGTGAGCCTTGGCAGCCATTGTAAGGTCCACGCCAATGCCGTGATCGGCTCTGACGGCTTCGGTTATGCCAACGACAGGGGCAAGTGGGAAGCCATTCCCCAGACCGGCGGTGTGCGCATCGGTAACCGTGTGGATATCGGGGCTGGCACCACCATAGACAGGGGCGCCCTGGAAGACACCGTCATCGAAGATAACGTCATCATCGACAACCAGGTACAGATCGCCCACAACGTGGTGATCGGCACCGGCACGGCCGTGGCGGGCACCACCGTTTTTGCGGGCTCCGTTACCGTTGGAAAATACTGTATCATTGGCGGCGCCTGCGCCATTGCCGGCCATTTGAGCATCGCCGATGGCACCACCATCACTGGCATGTCCATGGTCACCAAGGCCATCACCGAACCGGGCGTCTACAGCTCGGGCACGCCGGCAACCCCCAACCGGGAATGGCGAAAGAGTGCAGCACGTTTCAGGCAGCTTGATGAGATGCACAAGCGGCTTAAGAGCCTGGAAGAGAAGCTGGCTGCCAAAGAGCAGTCCGGCCAATAACGAAGAGTGGACGACGACCCATCATGACTGAAATGAACACCATGGACATTCTTGAGGTGCTGGAACATCTGCCGCACCGCTATCCTTTCCTGCTGGTCGACAAAGTCCTGGATTACACCGTTGGTGAGCGCCTGGTGGCCCTCAAGAACGTGACCATCAACGAACCTTTCTTCCAGGGGCACTTCCCCCAGAAGCCGGTCATGCCGGGGGTACTGATCCTCGAAGCTATGGCCCAGGCCACTGGCATCCTGGCGTTTAAAACGGCCAATCAGAAGCCCACCGACGGTGTGCTTTACTATTTTGCCGGTATCGACAATGCCCGTTTCAAGCAGCCTGTGGTGCCAGGTGATACCCTGATCTTTGAAGTGGAAATCGTCAAACTCAAAGCGGGCATCGGCAAGTTCCACTGCAAGGCCCTGGTTGACGGCAACCTGGTCTGTGAAGCCGACCTGATGTGCGCCAAACGCGAGATCTGAACGTGATCGATCCCCAAGCTTTCGTCCATCCCGAGGCCAAGCTCGGCAACAACGTCAAAGTCGGCCCCTGGAGCTACATCGGCGCCGGTGTCGAGATCGGTGACGACACCGAGATCATGTCCCATGTGGTGATCAAGGGCCCCACCGTCATTGG
Encoded proteins:
- a CDS encoding OmpH family outer membrane protein, with the translated sequence MKKSLIGAGLALALSAGMALPAAADARIAVVDMAKIFQNLPQREQVAQKLEKEFADRIEAVRKLEEQMQGIQDQARRDASIMTDSQKTDLSRKMESLQADYQLKRKALDEDMRGRQAEERNKLLTTIQNAVDSVAKGKYDVVLQRAAVAYISNDVDISDKVIAQVSKGK
- the lpxD gene encoding UDP-3-O-(3-hydroxymyristoyl)glucosamine N-acyltransferase, whose amino-acid sequence is MTYSLAKLAELVGAEVVGDGELIISRVATLESATVGQIAFLANSKYRKHLDATKASAVILAEADLPFCKGAALVMKNPYLGFAKIAQLLDTTPAPADSLHPTAIIAPDAVLGEGVAIGPYSVIESGVVLEAGVKIGPHCFIGKGSRIGQGSTLWSNVAIYHGVSLGSHCKVHANAVIGSDGFGYANDRGKWEAIPQTGGVRIGNRVDIGAGTTIDRGALEDTVIEDNVIIDNQVQIAHNVVIGTGTAVAGTTVFAGSVTVGKYCIIGGACAIAGHLSIADGTTITGMSMVTKAITEPGVYSSGTPATPNREWRKSAARFRQLDEMHKRLKSLEEKLAAKEQSGQ
- the fabZ gene encoding 3-hydroxyacyl-ACP dehydratase FabZ produces the protein MMTEMNTMDILEVLEHLPHRYPFLLVDKVLDYTVGERLVALKNVTINEPFFQGHFPQKPVMPGVLILEAMAQATGILAFKTANQKPTDGVLYYFAGIDNARFKQPVVPGDTLIFEVEIVKLKAGIGKFHCKALVDGNLVCEADLMCAKREI